A single region of the Biomaibacter acetigenes genome encodes:
- a CDS encoding IS110 family transposase, translated as MKVVYPICCGVDVHKSFLVATLITSQGIIPHYSKKRFSTFNNSILKFKQWLIDNNCYDVCMESTGKYWVPIFNLLEDTVHITVANPKWVKAVKGNKDDTKDSKWIGDLFRLGLVPGSYIPEKPIRILREYTRYRSKLVSCRTSEKNRFQNAFTVCNVALDAVVSDMFGKSASSITDYLISSDTFDPGYCTSLLQKSLKKKADAVVESIEGYQMTQEQKERMVMIRSHLEYITKCIVELDLKLDNMVESYESAIRLLCTLPGVDRTSAITIISEIGTDMSQFANSKRLCCWAGLTPGNNESAGKKKSVRITRAGVYLKPALVQVAHAAVKSDKSSYYRIKYERICKRRGKKRAIIAIARMILTAIYNMFVTGEEWNPSDLYKIDMPQEMLEKQKEKAIKQAVKLLISNGVIKAADISVA; from the coding sequence ATGAAAGTTGTTTATCCTATCTGCTGTGGCGTCGATGTGCATAAGTCTTTTCTCGTCGCCACACTCATTACTTCTCAGGGGATAATTCCCCATTACTCTAAAAAGAGGTTTTCAACCTTCAACAATTCCATTCTCAAGTTCAAGCAGTGGCTGATTGATAACAACTGCTATGATGTGTGCATGGAATCCACCGGAAAGTATTGGGTCCCAATCTTTAACCTTTTGGAAGATACCGTCCATATCACCGTCGCCAATCCTAAATGGGTGAAGGCTGTAAAAGGAAACAAGGATGATACAAAGGATTCCAAGTGGATTGGCGATCTTTTCCGTCTTGGTTTAGTCCCGGGAAGTTATATCCCTGAAAAACCAATTCGTATTCTTCGTGAATACACTCGCTATCGATCTAAACTTGTTTCTTGTAGAACCAGTGAGAAGAACCGTTTCCAGAATGCTTTTACTGTCTGTAATGTAGCCCTTGATGCTGTCGTTTCCGACATGTTTGGCAAATCTGCCTCTTCAATCACGGACTACTTGATTTCTTCTGATACCTTCGACCCGGGATACTGTACTTCTCTTCTCCAGAAATCCTTAAAGAAAAAAGCGGATGCTGTGGTTGAATCCATCGAAGGATATCAGATGACTCAGGAACAAAAAGAGCGCATGGTAATGATTCGTTCCCATCTTGAATACATAACCAAATGTATTGTTGAACTGGATTTAAAGCTTGATAACATGGTCGAATCTTATGAAAGTGCCATCAGACTTCTTTGTACCCTTCCCGGAGTTGATAGGACATCTGCCATCACTATCATCTCCGAGATTGGTACCGATATGTCTCAATTTGCCAACTCCAAGCGTTTGTGCTGCTGGGCGGGTCTAACGCCAGGCAATAATGAATCTGCCGGTAAGAAGAAATCTGTCCGAATTACACGTGCCGGTGTCTACCTCAAACCTGCATTGGTACAAGTTGCCCATGCAGCCGTGAAATCGGATAAATCTTCTTACTACAGAATCAAGTACGAACGCATTTGTAAACGAAGAGGCAAGAAAAGAGCCATAATCGCTATCGCAAGGATGATACTCACCGCTATTTACAATATGTTTGTTACTGGCGAAGAGTGGAATCCAAGCGATTTGTATAAGATTGACATGCCACAGGAAATGCTGGAAAAACAGAAGGAGAAAGCAATTAAACAAGCTGTAAAACTTCTCATTTCCAATGGTGTAATAAAAGCTGCTGACATTTCTGTGGCGTAA
- a CDS encoding [Fe-Fe] hydrogenase large subunit C-terminal domain-containing protein gives MREDKLKLRRKIYRLVAEHAKKLDNLQDVYSAVMDSVGEDISRAEAEARVRAALGTFEKGEIPKEVDFPFISVIEKACDRKDENCGCHMSCEPGAIRMDEKGKPAIDIDKCLSCGLCIIACPEGAITDKTEIAQTIDLIKKHKRVYAVLAPAFAGQFGPDVSEEQIKTALLMLGFYDVLEVALGADMITVKEAEEFLRRMDRGDKFMITSCCCPPFVRMAKGYRPKIAGLVSDSVSPMVAIARFIKAEDENAKVVFIGPCIAKKTEAKLPELKDAVECVLTFEELSAIFEAYKIELEKLEVKMPMTDASHDGRIYGHTGGVSTAIITSIKSLRPNTKVNARHGNGIKECKQILDAVELGTLEANFVEGMACIGGCVGGPGKLVDPEEGARAVDEFAQKSGVKEAVANNAANILFRKYKDRVKLESLKM, from the coding sequence ATGCGGGAAGATAAGTTAAAACTCCGGAGAAAGATATATCGATTGGTGGCGGAACATGCAAAAAAGCTGGACAACCTTCAGGATGTTTACAGTGCCGTGATGGATTCCGTTGGCGAGGACATAAGCCGGGCAGAAGCCGAAGCCAGGGTAAGGGCTGCTCTTGGCACCTTCGAGAAAGGCGAAATTCCCAAAGAGGTGGATTTTCCTTTCATATCCGTTATAGAAAAGGCCTGTGACAGGAAAGACGAAAACTGCGGCTGCCATATGTCTTGCGAACCCGGAGCCATTAGAATGGATGAAAAGGGAAAACCTGCCATAGATATTGATAAATGCCTTTCCTGCGGTCTTTGTATAATTGCATGTCCCGAAGGTGCCATTACGGACAAGACCGAAATAGCCCAGACCATAGATTTAATTAAAAAGCATAAAAGGGTCTATGCCGTGCTGGCGCCCGCCTTTGCAGGACAATTCGGACCGGATGTAAGTGAAGAGCAAATAAAGACGGCGCTTTTAATGCTGGGTTTTTATGATGTGCTGGAAGTTGCTCTGGGAGCCGATATGATTACGGTGAAGGAAGCGGAAGAATTTTTGCGCCGCATGGATCGGGGGGATAAATTCATGATAACCTCCTGCTGTTGTCCTCCCTTTGTGCGCATGGCTAAAGGCTACAGGCCGAAGATAGCCGGCCTCGTGTCCGACTCGGTTTCACCTATGGTGGCCATCGCCCGGTTTATAAAAGCCGAGGATGAAAATGCTAAAGTTGTCTTTATCGGGCCATGTATTGCAAAAAAGACCGAAGCAAAGCTTCCGGAATTAAAGGATGCGGTGGAATGTGTACTCACATTTGAAGAGCTTTCGGCCATCTTTGAAGCATATAAGATAGAGCTGGAAAAGCTTGAAGTTAAAATGCCGATGACGGATGCGTCCCATGACGGAAGGATCTACGGTCACACCGGCGGCGTTTCGACAGCCATCATCACCAGCATAAAAAGCCTTCGGCCAAATACGAAAGTCAATGCCCGCCATGGCAACGGTATAAAGGAATGTAAACAAATACTGGATGCCGTGGAGCTGGGCACTCTGGAGGCAAATTTTGTGGAGGGCATGGCCTGCATCGGTGGATGTGTGGGCGGCCCCGGGAAATTGGTAGACCCCGAAGAAGGGGCGAGAGCGGTGGATGAATTTGCCCAAAAGAGCGGTGTAAAAGAAGCTGTAGCCAATAATGCCGCAAATATACTTTTTAGAAAATATAAAGATAGGGTAAAACTTGAATCACTGAAAATGTAA
- the menC gene encoding o-succinylbenzoate synthase, whose amino-acid sequence MRIDESFTVKGVKIVEINIPYAIPFQISGGISYSRKSLIVEVIGEEGITAYGESAPFEAPFYSSETISSAKAMLIEWLLPRVVGRKFGSIEELNRVLSDGIRGNNFARAGIETACWDLVAKKNGISLKELIIYKLKQMDTSEEYLKSKDYILSGVSVGIPEDNNYDTLAQWVENYVKEGYRRVKIKIKPGWDLKAIETARSVLDQDFPFWVDANASFDLHKHLNVLKQMDSFNCLFLEQPLHHDDLLDHYMLSKEIKTPLCFDESLKSDRIANQVVSLGVSKIWNIKIQRVGGLLEALKIYSLASKNDVAVWGGTMPESGIGAVSILSLASLSGFKYPADVEASSRWYGPGHDLIEINMDSQGRIYVPDGPGIGEINMDNYHKFGKTIYEIWSETA is encoded by the coding sequence TTGCGGATAGATGAATCATTTACCGTCAAAGGCGTAAAAATTGTGGAAATAAATATTCCCTATGCTATTCCGTTCCAAATAAGCGGCGGGATTAGTTACAGCAGGAAATCCTTGATAGTGGAGGTTATAGGCGAGGAAGGGATTACCGCCTATGGTGAGTCGGCACCCTTTGAAGCTCCTTTTTATTCTTCAGAGACCATTTCTTCAGCAAAAGCCATGCTCATAGAGTGGCTTTTGCCTCGAGTCGTAGGAAGAAAATTCGGTTCCATAGAAGAATTAAATAGGGTTTTGAGTGACGGCATCAGGGGCAATAATTTTGCCAGAGCCGGCATAGAGACCGCCTGCTGGGATTTAGTAGCCAAAAAAAACGGCATATCGCTCAAGGAATTGATAATCTATAAATTAAAACAAATGGATACATCGGAAGAATATCTAAAAAGTAAAGATTATATTTTATCAGGAGTTTCTGTAGGGATACCCGAAGATAATAATTATGATACCCTTGCCCAATGGGTCGAAAATTATGTAAAAGAAGGGTACCGGAGGGTTAAGATCAAAATAAAGCCGGGATGGGATCTAAAAGCCATAGAAACCGCCAGGAGTGTCCTGGATCAGGATTTTCCATTCTGGGTGGATGCCAATGCATCTTTTGACCTTCACAAACACTTAAATGTATTAAAGCAAATGGATAGTTTCAACTGTCTTTTCCTGGAGCAGCCCCTTCACCATGATGACCTGCTAGACCACTATATGTTGAGCAAGGAGATAAAGACTCCCCTATGCTTTGACGAATCCTTAAAATCCGATAGGATCGCAAACCAGGTTGTAAGCCTTGGAGTATCTAAGATTTGGAACATAAAAATCCAGCGGGTGGGAGGCCTCCTGGAAGCTTTGAAGATATACAGCCTGGCGTCAAAAAACGATGTAGCGGTTTGGGGAGGTACCATGCCCGAAAGCGGCATTGGAGCCGTGAGCATCCTTTCTCTGGCGAGCTTGAGCGGCTTTAAATACCCCGCCGATGTAGAAGCTAGCAGCCGCTGGTATGGCCCGGGGCATGACCTGATAGAGATAAATATGGACAGTCAAGGAAGAATATATGTTCCCGACGGCCCCGGCATCGGGGAAATAAATATGGATAATTACCATAAGTTTGGAAAAACCATATATGAGATATGGTCCGAAACAGCATAG
- a CDS encoding dihydrodipicolinate synthase family protein — translation MKIDTIREKLEHSFFPAVPIPFDRSGKIHETAQEQYVKYMDKQPITGVAVWAHTGRGLLITREQREYIFISWRAGLSREKIIICGVGARTVKDLTEEKFIKNTLEMGIHAKDLGADAILAYPPTYYRGKEYMDKKIIDYHKKIAEIGLPIILFYLYDEAGGISYSQKVLEQLFSIENVVGIKMATLDSIVTYQDVSKLILDKFPHIKLITGEDRMFGYTIARGAAGALVGLGSACQKLQWEMMDSFFRRDYEDFVKLMLDVDKLAECTFIDPMEGYIERMLYILSLQGIIPEDAVNDPYGPGLKQQDKEEIRKILQELHLY, via the coding sequence ATGAAGATTGATACGATAAGAGAAAAACTGGAGCATAGTTTTTTTCCGGCAGTACCTATTCCCTTTGATAGAAGCGGAAAGATCCATGAAACAGCCCAGGAGCAATACGTAAAATACATGGATAAACAACCAATAACAGGTGTAGCTGTATGGGCGCATACCGGAAGAGGTCTTCTTATAACTCGAGAGCAAAGAGAATATATTTTTATATCCTGGAGAGCAGGTCTTTCCAGGGAAAAGATAATTATATGCGGAGTAGGAGCCCGCACAGTAAAAGATTTGACCGAAGAAAAATTTATTAAAAACACCCTGGAAATGGGCATCCATGCAAAGGATTTAGGGGCAGATGCCATATTGGCATATCCTCCGACTTATTATCGTGGTAAGGAATATATGGACAAGAAAATAATTGATTACCATAAAAAGATAGCGGAAATAGGTCTTCCTATAATATTATTCTATCTATATGATGAAGCAGGGGGAATTTCATACTCTCAAAAAGTGCTTGAACAATTGTTTTCCATAGAAAATGTCGTAGGCATTAAAATGGCCACATTGGATTCCATAGTGACTTACCAGGATGTATCAAAACTTATTCTTGATAAATTCCCGCATATAAAGCTAATCACCGGTGAGGACAGGATGTTTGGATATACCATTGCCCGAGGTGCAGCCGGGGCACTGGTGGGTCTTGGTTCGGCCTGTCAAAAACTTCAGTGGGAAATGATGGACTCGTTTTTCCGAAGGGATTATGAAGATTTTGTTAAGTTGATGCTGGATGTTGATAAATTAGCAGAATGCACTTTTATTGACCCTATGGAAGGCTATATTGAAAGAATGTTATACATCTTGTCACTGCAGGGCATTATACCCGAAGATGCGGTAAATGACCCTTACGGACCGGGGCTTAAACAACAGGATAAAGAAGAAATAAGAAAGATTCTTCAGGAACTTCATCTTTATTAG